TGGCGATTGATCCCGGCTTTTTTCGGCTCCGTCGGAGGGCTGCGACGGATCTTCCGCGAATTCCAGCCGGACCTCGTGGTGGGAACGGGTGGCTACGCGAGTGGGCCGGTAGCCGGTTGGGCGCTGCTGAAAGGGGTGCCGCTGGCGCTGCAGGAGCAGAACTCCTACCCCGGGGTCACCACGCGCCTGCTCGCGCGCCGGGCGCGCCAGGTCCACCTGGCCTTCCCCGAAGCGGAGGCCTACCTCTCGCCCGGGCCGCGAACAGAGGTGCTCTACAACGGCAACCCGATCCTCCCGCCAGACCGCTCGATTCGCAGGGAGGAGGCCCGGTCGAAGTTCGGGCTCACAGACGGAGTTGTCGTGCTGGTGGTGGGGGGTAGCCAGGGCTCGCGCGCCATCAACGAGGCGCTTCTGACGGATCTGCGCGAGCTGGCGGCGGGGCGCCTGCGCGAGCGTCCGGAGGGGCTGCAGCTGCTGTGGGCGACGGGTCCCGCCCACCATGCCTCGATCTCGGGCCGACTGGCCGACCTCGGTCTGGGTGATTGGGTGCGGGTGGTCCCCTACATCCAGGAGATGCCCGCTGCTCTGGCGAGCGCGGACGCCGCCGTGTCCCGCGCCGGGGCGATGGCACTGGCCGAGTTGTGCGCGTGGGGAATCCCCAGCGTGCTCATCCCGCTTCCCACGGCGGCGGCGAACCATCAACACCACAACGCGGCCGCTCTAGCCAGGGCTGGCGCGGCGATCCTCCTCCCGGAGCGGGAGCTGACCCCCGGCCGCCTGTGGAACGAGCTGCTCACCCTCGCCACCGACCAGGCGCGGCGCGCCGAGCTCGCCGAGCGGGCCCGAGCGCGAGGTCACCCCAACGCCGCGGCCGAGATCGTGGCCGACCTCTACCGGTTGCTCGAGGCTCCGCAGGCAGCCTGACCTGCTTTTCGCACCTTGGAAGCGAGTGATATATTGACCGCCCTCGACCTGCTTCAGCTGGCCCGTACCAAGCCGATCCACTTCGTGGGGATCGGTGGTGCCGGCATGCTGCCGCTCGCCGAGCTCGTGCTGCAGGCGCAGGGGAGGGTCACCGGGTGTGACTCGGCGGAGACCGCGGGGGCACGGCAGCTTCGCGAGCGCGGCGTGCAGGTGGAGGTCGGCCATGCTCCCGAGCACGTGGCCGGCTGCGGGGCCGTGATCGTGACCTCCGCCGTCGCTCCCGACCACCCGGAAATCGAGGCGGCGCGCGCCGCGGGTATCCCGGTCCTGAAGCGGGCGCAGGCGCTGGGCGAGATCGTGAACCGCGGCGCGGTGGTGGGAGTTGCCGGCACCCACGGCAAGACGACCACCACGGCCCTCACCACCTCCGTGCTCGCGGCTGGCGGGCTCGAGCCCACCGGGCTCGTGGGCGGCCGGGTGCCCGCCTGGGGCGGCAATCTCCGCCGTGGTGGTGACCAGCTGTTCGTGGTCGAGGCGGACGAGTACGATCGCTCGTTTCTTACCCTCCGCCCCGCCGTCGCGGTGGTCACGACGCTCGAGGCGGACCATCTCGACATCTATGGCACCCTCCAGGGCGTCGAAGACGCCTTCCATGCCTTCCTGAGCAGCGTTCCCCGAAACGGACTGATCGTCGGTTGCGGTGACGACGCCGGGGTCGGTAGACTGCTGCCTCGTCTGGCCTCCGGGGGGCCGCGGATCGTGACCTACGGCCTGAACGCCGGGTCGATGCTGCGCGCAGAGGAGGTGCGTGCCTCGGGGCTGGAGAGCCGGTTCGCGGTGCGCGAGGAGGGGAGGCTGCTCGGCGGAGTGCGGCTACGCGTTCCCGGCGTCCACAACATCCGTAACGCACTCGCCGCTATCGCGGTGGCCCGCCACCTGGGCATCGAGTGGCCGGCGATCGCGCGGGGGCTGGAGTCGTATGCGGGCGTCGAACGCCGCTTCGAGCGAATCGGCGAGGCCGGCGGCGTGATGGTGGTCGATGATTATGCGCACCACCCCACGGAGCTGACCGCTACACTGCGCGCTGCCCGTAGCGCGTTCCCGGAGCGCAGGCTGGTGGCGGTATTCCAGCCGCACCTGTATTCGCGCACGAGGGATTTCGCGGCGGAATTCGGCCGGGCCCTGGCCCTGGCCGACCTCGTCTTCGTCACCGACGTCTATCCCGCGCGCGAGCGGCCGATCGAGGGTGTCACCGGTGAGCTGCTGGTAAAGACCGCTGCAGAAGCTGGAGCTACGGTCCACTACCTACCCGATCGGGCGGAGGTGGTGGAGTGTCTGCTCCGCGAGCTGCGTCCGGGGGACCTCTGCTTGACTCTCGGCGCAGGCGATCTGAACGAGGCTGCGCGGGAGCTGTACGCCGCTCTCGGTGGCGATGGCCGGGAGGACAGACGTGCGTAGGCCGATTCGCATCCTGCTGATCGGGGCGGCAGTGGCCGCCGCGCTCGGGGGGATCTTTGCGGCTCCGCGCGTTCTGCCGGCCCTCCCCGGGTTCGAGGTGCGTCGGGTCGAGCTGCGGGGGAGCGAGTGGCTGAGTCCCCTGGAGGTTCTGCAGGCCTCCGGAATCCGGGCGGACCAGAGCGTCTGGGACGATCCCGCGCAGTGGGAGGCCGCGCTCGAGCGGCACGCGGTGATCGCGAACGCCACCGTGTCGCGGCGCCTACCGGGTACTCTGCGGGTCGAGCTCGTGGAGAACGAGCCGGTCGCCTATCTGGTGGACGACGTACTCGTGCCGGTGAGCGCGTCAGGTGAGCGACTGCCCATCGACCCGACGCGGGTTGCCGCGGACCTGCCGATCGCGCGGGGATACGAGAACGGAGAGGTCCCTCCGGCGATGCTCGCCGAGGTGGAGCGCCTGACGCGGCTCGCACCTTCGCTCCTGGCCGAGGTGTCGGAGATCGTCGCTCGTGACGAGGAGGGCAGCGAGCTCCTTCTCCGCCATCGCGCTGCCGACATCGTCGTGCCGGCTGGCACCCAGGTCGACCGCCTCGTCGAGCTGGGCGCGGTGCTGGCCGACC
The DNA window shown above is from Longimicrobiaceae bacterium and carries:
- the murG gene encoding undecaprenyldiphospho-muramoylpentapeptide beta-N-acetylglucosaminyltransferase: MSAAPRAPAILFAGGGTGGHLYPAIALAEAFRARDPQTRVHFVGARRGIEARVLPERGLPHTLLPSEPIHRSQPWRNWRLIPAFFGSVGGLRRIFREFQPDLVVGTGGYASGPVAGWALLKGVPLALQEQNSYPGVTTRLLARRARQVHLAFPEAEAYLSPGPRTEVLYNGNPILPPDRSIRREEARSKFGLTDGVVVLVVGGSQGSRAINEALLTDLRELAAGRLRERPEGLQLLWATGPAHHASISGRLADLGLGDWVRVVPYIQEMPAALASADAAVSRAGAMALAELCAWGIPSVLIPLPTAAANHQHHNAAALARAGAAILLPERELTPGRLWNELLTLATDQARRAELAERARARGHPNAAAEIVADLYRLLEAPQAA
- the murC gene encoding UDP-N-acetylmuramate--L-alanine ligase: MTALDLLQLARTKPIHFVGIGGAGMLPLAELVLQAQGRVTGCDSAETAGARQLRERGVQVEVGHAPEHVAGCGAVIVTSAVAPDHPEIEAARAAGIPVLKRAQALGEIVNRGAVVGVAGTHGKTTTTALTTSVLAAGGLEPTGLVGGRVPAWGGNLRRGGDQLFVVEADEYDRSFLTLRPAVAVVTTLEADHLDIYGTLQGVEDAFHAFLSSVPRNGLIVGCGDDAGVGRLLPRLASGGPRIVTYGLNAGSMLRAEEVRASGLESRFAVREEGRLLGGVRLRVPGVHNIRNALAAIAVARHLGIEWPAIARGLESYAGVERRFERIGEAGGVMVVDDYAHHPTELTATLRAARSAFPERRLVAVFQPHLYSRTRDFAAEFGRALALADLVFVTDVYPARERPIEGVTGELLVKTAAEAGATVHYLPDRAEVVECLLRELRPGDLCLTLGAGDLNEAARELYAALGGDGREDRRA
- a CDS encoding FtsQ-type POTRA domain-containing protein is translated as MRRPIRILLIGAAVAAALGGIFAAPRVLPALPGFEVRRVELRGSEWLSPLEVLQASGIRADQSVWDDPAQWEAALERHAVIANATVSRRLPGTLRVELVENEPVAYLVDDVLVPVSASGERLPIDPTRVAADLPIARGYENGEVPPAMLAEVERLTRLAPSLLAEVSEIVARDEEGSELLLRHRAADIVVPAGTQVDRLVELGAVLADLEERLRGKEVGGIARVDLRFEDQIVVRLPRIEQKP